A single window of Zea mays cultivar B73 chromosome 10, Zm-B73-REFERENCE-NAM-5.0, whole genome shotgun sequence DNA harbors:
- the LOC103641951 gene encoding SPX domain-containing membrane protein OsI_17046 — translation MVNFGKKLMADQVEEWKGYYINYKLMKKMLKQYVQQTQHGGKDREQVLKEFSRILDDQIERIVLFLLQQQGHLASRIEELGEKRSALEEYDISQVYQLHDAYREVGLDLIKLLRFVDVNATGIRKILKKFDKRFGYKFTDYYVTTRANHPYSQLQQVFKQVGIVAVVGALSRNLEYLQHHEGSFVSIYDRPAVTLKDPIIDQVNHAVQKLTHATNFMQFLGQHSLIVQEDAQSGSEDLVDDQSYHFMSLMLNLVNTFLYMVNTYIIVPTADDYAVSLGAAATVCGIIIGSMAVAQVFSSVYFSAWSNKSYFKPLVFSSIVLSLGNLLYALAFDLNSLSVLLIGRLLCGLGSARAVNRRYISDCVPLKMRLQASAGFVSASALGMACGPALAGFLQTKFKIYSITFNQSTLPGWVMCIAWLIYLLWLWFTFKEPEHFTKTLVNEHPSESGRQGNSNLEEGLAQPLLLGVEQRQDENSDDRSNHGSLLMYSYLYDLVVCQAQLLIYFMLKYAMEILLSESSVVTTYYFSWSTSSVAIFLAILGLTVLPVNAIVGSYITNLFEDRQILLASEVMVLIGIIMSFRFTPHYSIPQYVISALITFVFSEVLEGVNLSLLSRVMSSRLSRGTYNGGLLSTEAGTLARVVADATITAAGYLGTDLLLNVTLLPPLVICIVSIAATLYTYNNLY, via the exons ATGGTTAATTTCGGAAAGAAATTGATGGCCGATCAAGTGGAAGAATGGAAAGG ATACTACATCAATTACAAGCTGATGAAGAAAATGTTAAAGCAATATGTCCAACAGACCCAGCATGGTGGGAAAGATCGTGAACAAGTTCTTAAAGAGTTTTCAAGGATTCTTGATGACCAG ATTGAAAGAATCGTGCTTTTTCTGCTACAACAACAAGGCCATCTTGCCAGTAGGATTGAGGAATTGGGAGAAAAACGCTCTGCTCTGGAAGAGTATGACATATCACAAGTTTATCAGCTACATGATGCATACAGAGAAGTCGGGCTTGATCTTATAAAGCTTCTCCGCTTTGTTGACGTGAATGCTACCGGTATACGCAAGATACTAAAGAAATTTGATAAACGCTTTGGCTACAAGTTCACTGATTATTATGTCACCACTCGCGCAAATCATCCTTATTCTCAGCTTCAGCAAGTCTTTAAGCAAGTG GGAATTGTAGCTGTTGTAGGTGCATTATCGCGCAACCTTGAATATCTGCAACATCATGAAGGAAGCTTTGTATCCATCTATGATCGTCCAGCAGTTACTTTGAAG GACCCTATTATAGACCAAGTAAACCATGCAGTACAGAAGCTCACGCATGCCACGAATTTTATGCAATTCTTGGGACAACACTCGCTTATTGTCCAGGAAGATGCACAAAGCGGGTCAGAGGACCTTGTTGATGATCAGAGCTACCATTTCATGTCGCTGATGCTTAATCTAGTGAACACATTCCTTTACATGGTGAATACATATATCATTGTGCCGACTGCAGATGACTATGCAGTAAGCCTTGGGGCTGCTGCAACTGTCTGTGGTATAATTATTGGATCGATGGCAGTCGCTCAAGTTTTCTCCTCAGTCTACTTCAGCGCCTGGTCAAATAAGTCCTACTTCAAACCTCTTGTATTCAGTAGCATTGTGCTGTCTCTTGGAAACCTGCTGTATGCATTGGCATTTGATCTAAATTCACTGTCAGTTCTCCTAATTGGACGACTGTTATGCGG GTTAGGCTCTGCAAGAGCAGTGAACCGTCGCTATATCAGTGACTGTGTGCCTCTCAAGATGAGGCTACAAGCCTCTGCCGGGTTCGTTAGTGCTAGCGCTCTTGGCATGGCATGTGGGCCTGCTCTGGCTGGTTTTCTCCAGACTAAATTCAAGATATACTCGATCACTTTTAATCAGAGCACATTGCCTGGATGGGTTATGTGCATTGCTTGGCTTATTTACTTACTGTGGCTATGGTTTACATTCAAGGAGCCGGAACACTTCACTAAAACTTTGGTCAATGAACATCCATCAGAATCAG GTCGCCAAGGAAATTCTAACTTGGAGGAAGGTCTAGCTCAACCATTGCTTCTAGGTGTAGAACAGAGGCAGGATGAGAACTCAGACGATAGATCGAACCATGGATCT CTTCTTATGTATTCATATCTTTATGATCTTGTTGTTTGTCAGGCCCAGCTGTTGATATACTTCATGCTCAAGTACGCAATGGAGATACTACTCTCAGAATCAAGCGTTGTCACCACATACTATTTTAGCTGGTCTACTAGTTCTGTGGCTATCTTTCTAGCGATTCTTGGATTAACGGTTCTTCCAGTAAATGCAATCGTTGGAAGCTACATTACGAACTTGTTTGAGGATAG GCAAATTTTGCTGGCATCTGAAGTCATGGTTCTCATTGGTATAATCATGAGCTTTCGTTTCACACCTCACTACTCCATTCCGCAATATGTCATTTCAGCTCTCATCACATTTGTATTTTCTGAGGTGCTTGAAG GAGTGAATCTGTCCTTGCTTTCACGAGTGATGTCGTCAAGGCTTTCCCGAGGGACCTACAATGGTGGACTCCTTTCAACAGAGGCCGGGACGTTGGCCCGTGTAGTTGCAGACGCCACCATTACTGCAGCCGGTTATCTAGGCACGGACCTCCTTCTCAATGTCACTCTTCTGCCACCTCTTGTGATCTGCATAGTCTCCATCGCAGCAACACTCTACACTTACAACAATCTCTACTGA